In Streptomyces sp. NBC_00483, a single window of DNA contains:
- a CDS encoding helix-turn-helix domain-containing protein: MPRWKALPDELDPQVREFAGQLRRLVDRSGLGIAALADRTGYSRTSWERYLNGRLLAPKGAIVALAEVTGTNPVHLTTMWELAERAWSRSEMRHDMTMEAIRISQARAALGEFGGPGQATQTKPAKPAKQTKPAKPAGAQRPTVPPQATAPSVDQFGPAPVLPPEEPPRGAVQGGGGGGGRRRLLMFGAGALGAALIIAIGFFVLNGSGGDAEATKSPSPSASATQLPEGVKCVGAGCGGKDPEAMNCGGDLALNSTEAVIGTVTVQVRYSKTCKAAWGRIQGAAPGDVVQLQKGATPSKKGTVSAADTDAYTPMLAVDAASDVKACATLASGQKGCTK; this comes from the coding sequence ATGCCTCGTTGGAAGGCGCTTCCGGATGAACTCGACCCACAGGTCAGGGAGTTCGCCGGACAGCTGCGCCGACTTGTGGACCGCAGCGGCCTGGGGATCGCCGCGCTCGCGGACCGGACCGGGTACAGCAGGACCTCGTGGGAGCGGTACCTGAACGGGCGGCTGCTCGCACCCAAGGGCGCCATCGTCGCGCTCGCCGAGGTGACCGGCACCAATCCCGTTCATCTGACGACGATGTGGGAGCTCGCGGAGCGCGCGTGGAGCCGCTCCGAGATGCGCCACGACATGACCATGGAGGCCATCCGGATATCCCAGGCGCGGGCCGCGCTGGGCGAGTTCGGGGGGCCCGGGCAGGCCACGCAGACCAAACCGGCCAAGCCCGCCAAGCAGACGAAACCGGCCAAGCCGGCCGGGGCGCAGCGCCCGACCGTGCCACCGCAGGCGACGGCGCCGAGCGTGGACCAGTTCGGTCCCGCTCCCGTGCTGCCGCCAGAGGAACCGCCGCGGGGTGCGGTGCAGGGCGGCGGCGGTGGGGGCGGCCGGCGCCGGCTGCTGATGTTCGGGGCCGGGGCCCTGGGCGCCGCCCTGATCATCGCCATCGGCTTCTTCGTGCTCAACGGGAGCGGGGGCGACGCCGAGGCCACGAAGTCGCCCTCGCCGAGCGCGAGCGCGACCCAGCTGCCCGAGGGCGTCAAGTGCGTGGGCGCGGGCTGCGGCGGCAAGGACCCGGAGGCCATGAACTGCGGCGGCGACCTCGCGCTGAACTCCACCGAGGCCGTGATCGGCACCGTCACCGTCCAGGTCCGCTACAGCAAGACCTGCAAGGCGGCGTGGGGCCGGATCCAGGGCGCGGCGCCCGGGGACGTCGTGCAGCTGCAGAAGGGTGCCACGCCCTCGAAGAAGGGCACGGTCAGCGCCGCGGACACGGACGCGTACACGCCGATGCTGGCGGTGGACGCGGCCTCCGACGTCAAGGCGTGCGCGACGCTCGCGAGCGGGCAGAAGGGCTGCACCAAGTAG
- a CDS encoding malate dehydrogenase, whose translation MTRTPVNVTVTGAAGQIGYALLFRIASGQLLGADVPVKLRLLEITPALKAAEGTAMELDDCAFPLLQGIEITDDPNVAFDGTNVGLLVGARPRTKGMERGDLLEANGGIFKPQGKAINDNAADDVKILVVGNPANTNALIAQAAAPDVPAERFTAMTRLDHNRALTQLAKKSGATVADIQRLTIWGNHSATQYPDIFQATVAGKPAIEAIGNDEKWLAEDFIPTVAKRGAAIIEARGASSAASAANAAIDHVHTWVNGTAEGNWTSMGIPSDGSYGVPEGIISSFPVTTKDGKYEIVQGLEINEFSRTRIDASVQELVDEREAVRGLGLI comes from the coding sequence ATGACCCGCACTCCCGTGAACGTCACCGTCACCGGCGCCGCCGGCCAGATCGGCTACGCACTGCTCTTCCGCATCGCCTCCGGCCAGCTGCTCGGCGCGGACGTGCCGGTCAAGCTGCGTCTCCTGGAGATCACCCCGGCGCTCAAGGCCGCCGAGGGCACTGCCATGGAGCTCGACGACTGCGCCTTCCCGCTGCTTCAGGGCATCGAGATCACCGACGACCCGAACGTCGCCTTCGACGGCACGAACGTCGGCCTCCTCGTCGGCGCCCGCCCCCGCACCAAGGGCATGGAGCGCGGTGACCTCCTCGAGGCCAACGGCGGCATCTTCAAGCCGCAGGGCAAGGCCATCAACGACAACGCCGCGGACGACGTCAAGATCCTCGTCGTCGGCAACCCGGCGAACACCAATGCGCTGATCGCCCAGGCCGCCGCCCCGGACGTACCGGCCGAGCGCTTCACCGCGATGACCCGCCTCGACCACAACCGCGCGCTGACCCAGCTCGCGAAGAAGTCGGGCGCCACGGTCGCCGACATCCAGCGCCTGACGATCTGGGGCAACCACTCGGCCACCCAGTACCCGGACATCTTCCAGGCCACGGTCGCCGGCAAGCCCGCCATCGAGGCCATCGGCAACGACGAGAAGTGGCTGGCCGAGGACTTCATCCCGACCGTCGCCAAGCGCGGTGCCGCGATCATCGAGGCCCGTGGCGCGTCCTCCGCCGCCTCCGCCGCCAACGCCGCGATCGACCACGTCCACACGTGGGTCAACGGCACGGCCGAGGGCAACTGGACCTCCATGGGCATCCCGTCGGACGGCTCGTACGGCGTGCCGGAGGGCATCATCTCGTCCTTCCCCGTCACCACGAAGGACGGCAAGTACGAGATCGTCCAGGGCCTGGAGATCAACGAGTTCTCGCGTACGCGCATCGACGCGTCCGTGCAGGAGCTGGTGGACGAGCGCGAGGCCGTGCGCGGCCTGGGCCTCATCTGA
- a CDS encoding aldehyde dehydrogenase family protein: protein MSVQNTIHVDGEWRGAAAGATREILDPADAKPFAVIAEGGAEDADAAIAAARKAFDEGPWPETPVAERAALLRRVADLLVRDREKIGLLESRDAGKTVEEGRVDVDCVADAFRYFADLVIGEGAGRVVDAGSDDIHSVVVHEPVGVCSMITPWNYPLLQASWKIAPALAAGNTFVIKPSEITPLTTVVLVELLVEAGLPQGVANIVTGPGASVGARFADHPDVDLVSFTGGLVSGTKVAQAAAAGVKKVALELGGKNPNVVFADACESDEDFDTAVDQALNAAFIHSGQVCSAGARLIIEESVRERFVAELTRRAEKIRLGRGTEDGVECGPLVSEPQRAKTEDYVASALAEGAVLRCGGKRPEASEVRPATGYFYEPTVLDQCHREMRVVREETFGPILTVETFRTEDEAVTLANDTEYGLAGGVWTTDAGRARRMARRMRHGTIWINDFHPYLPQAEWGGFGKSGVGRELGPAGLAEYRESKHVYQNLAPKPVRWFAG, encoded by the coding sequence GTGTCAGTGCAGAACACCATTCATGTCGACGGAGAGTGGCGCGGGGCCGCAGCAGGGGCCACGCGCGAGATCCTCGACCCTGCGGATGCCAAGCCGTTCGCCGTGATCGCCGAGGGCGGCGCCGAGGACGCGGACGCCGCGATCGCCGCCGCCCGCAAGGCCTTCGACGAGGGCCCCTGGCCGGAGACGCCCGTCGCCGAGCGCGCCGCGCTGCTGCGTCGCGTCGCCGACCTCCTCGTCCGGGACCGGGAGAAGATCGGCCTCCTGGAGAGCCGGGACGCGGGCAAGACCGTCGAGGAGGGCCGCGTCGACGTCGACTGCGTCGCCGACGCCTTCCGCTACTTCGCCGATCTCGTCATCGGTGAGGGCGCGGGCCGCGTCGTCGACGCCGGCTCCGACGACATCCACAGCGTCGTCGTGCACGAGCCCGTCGGCGTCTGCTCCATGATCACGCCCTGGAACTACCCGCTCCTCCAGGCGAGTTGGAAGATCGCCCCGGCGCTCGCCGCGGGCAACACCTTCGTCATCAAGCCGAGCGAGATCACGCCGCTGACGACGGTCGTGCTCGTCGAGCTGCTGGTCGAGGCCGGGCTGCCGCAGGGCGTCGCCAACATCGTGACCGGCCCCGGCGCCTCCGTCGGCGCCCGCTTCGCCGACCACCCCGACGTCGACCTCGTCTCCTTCACCGGCGGTCTGGTCAGCGGCACCAAGGTGGCCCAGGCCGCCGCGGCCGGCGTCAAGAAGGTCGCCCTCGAACTCGGCGGCAAGAACCCGAACGTCGTCTTCGCCGACGCGTGCGAGAGCGACGAGGACTTCGACACCGCCGTCGACCAGGCGCTCAACGCCGCCTTCATCCACAGCGGCCAGGTCTGCTCCGCCGGTGCCCGCCTCATCATCGAGGAGTCCGTGCGCGAGCGCTTCGTCGCCGAACTCACCCGCCGCGCCGAGAAGATCCGCCTCGGCCGCGGCACCGAGGACGGCGTCGAGTGCGGCCCGCTCGTCAGCGAGCCCCAGCGCGCCAAGACCGAGGACTACGTTGCCTCCGCGCTCGCCGAGGGCGCCGTGCTGCGCTGCGGCGGCAAGCGCCCCGAGGCCTCCGAGGTGCGGCCCGCCACCGGCTACTTCTACGAGCCGACCGTCCTCGACCAGTGCCACCGCGAGATGCGCGTCGTCCGCGAGGAGACCTTCGGTCCGATCCTCACCGTCGAGACGTTCCGCACCGAGGACGAGGCCGTCACGCTCGCCAACGACACCGAGTACGGCCTCGCGGGCGGCGTGTGGACCACCGACGCGGGCCGTGCCCGCCGCATGGCGCGCCGCATGCGCCACGGCACCATCTGGATCAACGACTTCCACCCCTACCTGCCGCAGGCCGAGTGGGGCGGCTTCGGAAAGAGCGGCGTCGGCCGCGAACTGGGCCCCGCCGGGCTCGCCGAGTACCGCGAGAGCAAGCACGTCTACCAGAACCTGGCGCCGAAGCCGGTCCGCTGGTTCGCGGGCTGA
- a CDS encoding GMC family oxidoreductase: protein MSEDTYDYVIVGGGTAGSVIASRLTENPDVAVAVIEGGPSDIDRDDVLTLRRWLGLLGGDLDYGYTTTEQPRGNSHILHSRAKVLGGCSSHNTLISFKPLPGDWDEWAAAGAEGWDHKTMDPYFSKLRNNVVPVDAKDRNAIASDFVEAAQAATGVPRVEGFNKGPFKDGVGFFDLAYHPENNKRSSASVAYLHPHMEAGDRPNLTLLLETWAYKLEFDEGAEGLTARGVRVRGKDGVEKLISARTEVLVCAGAVDTPRLLMHSGIGPKADLEALGIPVLHDLPGVGENLLDHPESVIVWETNGPIPENSAMDSDAGLFIQRDPEASGPDLMFHFYQIPFTDNPERLGYEQPEHGVSMTPNIPKPKSRGRVYLTSADPEVKPALDFRYFTDEDDYDGKTLVDGIKIAREIAKTEPLAGWLKREVCPGPDITDDEALSEYARKVAHTVYHPAGTCRIGAADDELAVVDPQLKVRGLNSIRIADASVFPTMPAVNPMIGVLMVGEKCAELLGGDA, encoded by the coding sequence ATGTCTGAAGACACCTACGACTACGTCATCGTCGGTGGCGGCACCGCGGGATCGGTGATCGCCTCCCGGCTCACCGAGAACCCGGACGTCGCCGTCGCCGTCATCGAGGGTGGCCCCAGCGACATCGACCGCGACGACGTGCTGACGCTGCGCCGCTGGCTCGGCCTGCTCGGCGGCGACCTGGACTACGGCTACACCACCACCGAGCAGCCGCGCGGCAACTCGCACATCCTGCACAGCCGCGCCAAGGTGCTGGGCGGCTGCTCGTCGCACAACACGCTCATCTCGTTCAAGCCGCTGCCCGGCGACTGGGACGAGTGGGCGGCCGCGGGCGCCGAGGGCTGGGACCACAAGACGATGGACCCGTACTTCTCCAAGCTGCGCAACAACGTCGTGCCGGTCGACGCCAAGGACCGGAACGCGATCGCGAGCGACTTCGTCGAGGCCGCGCAGGCCGCGACGGGCGTGCCGCGCGTCGAGGGCTTCAACAAGGGCCCGTTCAAGGACGGCGTCGGCTTCTTCGACCTGGCGTACCACCCCGAGAACAACAAGCGCTCCAGCGCGTCGGTGGCGTACCTGCACCCGCACATGGAGGCCGGCGACCGCCCCAACTTGACGCTTCTGCTTGAGACTTGGGCGTACAAGCTGGAGTTCGACGAGGGCGCTGAAGGGCTCACCGCGCGCGGCGTGCGCGTGCGCGGCAAGGACGGCGTGGAGAAGCTCATATCCGCGCGCACCGAGGTGCTCGTGTGCGCCGGCGCCGTCGACACGCCGCGCCTGCTGATGCACTCCGGCATCGGCCCGAAGGCCGACCTGGAGGCCCTCGGCATCCCGGTCCTGCACGATCTGCCGGGCGTGGGCGAGAACCTGCTCGACCACCCGGAGTCGGTCATCGTCTGGGAGACGAACGGGCCGATCCCCGAGAACAGCGCCATGGACTCCGACGCGGGCCTGTTCATCCAGCGCGACCCGGAGGCATCGGGGCCCGACCTGATGTTCCACTTCTATCAAATCCCGTTCACGGACAACCCGGAGCGCCTCGGCTACGAGCAGCCGGAGCACGGGGTGTCCATGACGCCGAACATCCCCAAGCCGAAGAGCCGCGGCCGTGTCTACCTGACCAGCGCGGACCCCGAGGTCAAGCCCGCCCTCGACTTCCGTTACTTCACGGACGAGGACGACTACGACGGCAAGACCCTCGTCGACGGCATCAAGATCGCCCGCGAGATCGCCAAGACCGAGCCGCTGGCCGGCTGGCTCAAGCGCGAGGTCTGCCCCGGTCCTGACATCACGGACGACGAGGCGCTCAGCGAGTACGCGCGCAAGGTCGCGCACACCGTCTACCACCCCGCGGGAACTTGCCGCATCGGTGCTGCGGACGACGAACTCGCCGTGGTAGACCCCCAGTTGAAGGTCCGCGGGCTGAATTCCATCCGTATCGCCGACGCGTCCGTCTTCCCGACGATGCCCGCGGTGAACCCGATGATCGGGGTGCTCATGGTCGGGGAGAAGTGCGCCGAACTGCTGGGTGGTGATGCGTGA
- a CDS encoding quaternary amine ABC transporter ATP-binding protein: MSSASSADAGERTDSGSESVFAVRNLWKVFGPKAERVPEQAELADLSAAELRAKTGCTAAVRDVSFDVKRGEVFVVMGLSGSGKSTLVRCLTRLIEPTSGKLEIDGEDVLAMDKSRLRELRRHRAAMVFQHFGLLPHRTVLDNVAYGLEIQGVGRAERRAKAMEVVAKVGLDGLEQRRPGQLSGGQQQRVGLARALAVDPEVLLFDEPFSALDPLIRRDMQEEVVRLHREEGRTMVFITHDLQEALRLGDRIALMRDGKVVQLGTPEEIVGAPADDYVREFVRDVPREQVMTVRRAMRPADADEADRGPSISADATVSEAIEAVASSGFAVRVVEDGECVGVVDHERLLGVVAGVSSDAGAVPGPRGAAPDPAPQSPAGLEKAQSAAGPEEAAQSPAGLEKPAQSPQGLDSDEGTD; this comes from the coding sequence ATGTCTTCTGCGTCCTCCGCGGACGCCGGTGAGCGGACCGATTCCGGGTCCGAGTCCGTGTTCGCCGTACGTAACCTGTGGAAGGTCTTCGGACCGAAGGCCGAACGTGTGCCGGAACAGGCCGAGTTGGCGGACCTGAGCGCCGCCGAACTGCGGGCGAAGACCGGCTGCACGGCCGCCGTTCGCGATGTGTCGTTCGACGTGAAGAGGGGCGAGGTCTTCGTTGTCATGGGCCTGTCGGGCTCCGGCAAGTCGACCCTCGTACGCTGCCTGACCAGGCTCATCGAGCCGACGTCCGGGAAGCTGGAGATCGACGGCGAGGACGTCCTGGCCATGGACAAGTCCCGCCTGCGCGAACTGCGCCGGCACCGCGCGGCCATGGTGTTCCAGCACTTCGGCCTGCTGCCGCACCGCACGGTCCTCGACAACGTCGCGTACGGCCTGGAGATCCAGGGCGTGGGCCGCGCCGAGCGCCGCGCGAAGGCGATGGAGGTCGTCGCGAAGGTCGGCCTCGACGGCCTGGAGCAGCGCCGCCCCGGTCAGCTCTCCGGTGGCCAGCAGCAGCGGGTGGGGTTGGCGCGCGCGCTGGCCGTGGATCCGGAAGTGCTGTTGTTCGACGAGCCGTTCAGTGCGCTCGACCCGCTGATCCGGCGCGACATGCAGGAGGAGGTCGTGCGCCTGCACCGCGAGGAGGGGCGCACGATGGTCTTCATCACCCACGACCTCCAGGAGGCGCTGCGCCTCGGTGACCGCATCGCGCTGATGCGCGACGGCAAGGTCGTCCAGCTCGGCACGCCCGAGGAGATCGTGGGCGCGCCCGCGGACGACTACGTCCGTGAGTTCGTCCGGGACGTGCCGCGCGAGCAGGTCATGACCGTACGCAGGGCCATGCGGCCCGCCGATGCGGACGAGGCGGACCGGGGGCCTTCGATCTCGGCGGACGCCACGGTTTCGGAGGCGATCGAGGCGGTTGCTTCCAGCGGGTTCGCGGTGCGGGTGGTGGAGGACGGGGAGTGTGTCGGCGTCGTCGACCACGAGCGGTTGCTCGGAGTGGTTGCGGGTGTGAGCTCTGACGCGGGAGCCGTTCCCGGGCCGCGGGGCGCTGCCCCGGACCCCGCGCCTCAATCGCCGGCGGGGCTTGAAAAGGCTCAATCGGCGGCGGGGCCTGAAGAGGCTGCTCAATCGCCGGCGGGGCTCGAAAAGCCTGCTCAATCGCCGCAGGGGCTTGATTCGGATGAGGGGACCGACTGA
- a CDS encoding ABC transporter permease, producing MMAAAVTAASATSTAERPRPLWRNRALGKIVLLAVVAAVLVPLAHAKWSSGTWPHDLTVDLTEPLGKATDWIIDNRDSHPLFLYFFGYISNAVVLSVRAVYLVLLAAGWAGVTAAVGLITWRVAGWRSAAFATIAFLACGILGMWVPTMQTLALMVIAVLISVIVGALLGLAAGLSDTMYRGLRPVLDTMQALPAYAYLLPVVLVFGMGVPAAVLATVVYAAPPMARLTALGLRSVDGGVMEAVTSLGATARQRLLSARLPLARKELLLGLNQTIMMALSMAVIASVIGAGGLGDRVYQALASVDVGAALAAGIPIVLLAVVLDRVTAAAGERMGSHDSAPAPWKWGVVALGTVVVALATRFMDRLDWPDSWVVTIATPVNDAVDWMTDHLYTGVPYIGGTADWAAHFTTGILNPVRDGLTWLPWWSVLLIVAALAWLIGTWRTALTAVLAMAAIGALGVWKPSLDTLSQVIAAVLVTLVLGVAIGIGAARSERIERLLRPVLDVFQTMPQFVYLIPVVALFGVGRAPAVAAAVVYALPAVVRITTQGLRQVDPAAMEASRSMGATTWQQLRQVQLPLARPALLLAVNQGVVLVLAVVIIGGLVGGGALGYDVVFGLAQGDLATGLVAGAAIVCLGLMLDRVTQPTGRRTGAGKDA from the coding sequence CTGATGGCTGCTGCCGTAACGGCCGCCTCGGCCACAAGTACCGCTGAGCGGCCCCGCCCCCTCTGGCGCAACCGCGCCCTGGGCAAGATCGTGCTGCTCGCCGTCGTCGCCGCGGTTCTCGTCCCGCTGGCCCACGCCAAGTGGTCCAGCGGCACCTGGCCGCACGACCTCACCGTCGACCTCACCGAACCCCTCGGCAAGGCCACGGACTGGATCATCGACAACCGGGACAGCCACCCGCTGTTCCTGTACTTCTTCGGCTACATCAGCAACGCCGTCGTCCTCTCCGTGCGCGCCGTCTACCTGGTGCTGCTCGCGGCCGGCTGGGCCGGCGTCACCGCGGCGGTCGGGCTGATCACCTGGCGCGTCGCCGGCTGGCGCAGCGCCGCGTTCGCCACGATCGCCTTCCTGGCGTGCGGCATCCTCGGTATGTGGGTGCCCACCATGCAGACGCTCGCGCTCATGGTGATCGCCGTGCTCATCTCGGTGATCGTCGGCGCCCTGCTCGGCCTCGCCGCGGGCCTGAGCGACACCATGTACCGGGGCCTGCGCCCGGTCCTCGACACCATGCAGGCGCTGCCCGCGTACGCGTACCTCCTCCCGGTCGTCCTCGTCTTCGGCATGGGCGTCCCGGCCGCCGTGCTCGCCACGGTCGTCTACGCCGCCCCGCCGATGGCCCGCCTCACCGCGCTCGGCCTGCGCTCCGTGGACGGCGGCGTGATGGAGGCCGTCACCTCGCTCGGCGCCACGGCCCGCCAGCGGTTGCTGAGCGCGCGCCTGCCGCTGGCCCGCAAGGAACTCCTCCTCGGCCTCAACCAGACGATCATGATGGCGCTCTCCATGGCCGTCATCGCCTCCGTGATCGGCGCGGGCGGCCTCGGCGACCGCGTCTACCAGGCGCTCGCCTCCGTCGACGTCGGCGCCGCGCTCGCGGCCGGCATCCCGATCGTGCTGCTCGCCGTCGTCCTCGACCGGGTCACGGCCGCGGCGGGGGAGCGGATGGGCTCGCACGACTCGGCCCCGGCCCCGTGGAAGTGGGGCGTGGTCGCGCTCGGCACCGTGGTGGTCGCGCTGGCGACCCGTTTCATGGACCGCCTCGACTGGCCCGACTCGTGGGTCGTCACCATCGCGACGCCCGTCAACGACGCCGTCGACTGGATGACGGACCACCTCTACACCGGCGTCCCGTACATCGGCGGCACCGCCGACTGGGCCGCGCACTTCACCACGGGGATCCTCAACCCGGTGCGCGACGGCCTCACCTGGCTGCCCTGGTGGTCGGTGCTGCTGATCGTCGCCGCGCTCGCCTGGCTGATCGGCACCTGGCGCACCGCGCTCACCGCGGTCCTCGCGATGGCCGCGATCGGCGCCCTCGGCGTATGGAAGCCGTCGCTCGACACGCTCTCGCAGGTCATCGCGGCGGTACTGGTCACGCTGGTCCTCGGCGTCGCGATCGGCATCGGCGCGGCCCGCAGCGAGCGCATCGAACGACTGCTCCGCCCGGTCCTGGACGTCTTCCAGACGATGCCGCAGTTCGTGTACCTGATCCCGGTCGTCGCCCTCTTCGGCGTCGGCCGCGCCCCGGCCGTCGCCGCGGCCGTCGTCTACGCGCTCCCCGCCGTCGTACGCATCACGACACAAGGCCTGCGTCAGGTGGACCCGGCCGCGATGGAGGCGTCCCGCTCGATGGGCGCGACCACGTGGCAGCAGCTGCGCCAGGTCCAACTCCCGCTCGCCCGCCCGGCGTTGCTGCTCGCCGTCAACCAGGGCGTGGTCCTGGTCCTCGCCGTCGTCATCATCGGCGGCCTGGTCGGCGGTGGCGCACTCGGCTACGACGTGGTCTTCGGCCTCGCGCAAGGTGATCTGGCCACCGGCCTGGTCGCGGGCGCGGCGATCGTCTGCCTCGGCCTGATGCTGGACCGGGTGACGCAGCCGACGGGCCGCCGTACCGGCGCAGGAAAGGACGCGTGA
- a CDS encoding ABC transporter substrate-binding protein, translating into MRRTRKTFTAVAGATLLLTATGCGAADMTKQASPYANAQGAKTVTLSVQSWVGAQANVAVAQYLLEHELGYRVDTVQVDEVPAWDALSQGRVDAILEDWGHPDQVQRYVKDKKTIVNGGGLGVTGHIGWFVPTYFAKQHPDVTNWKNLDKYADQLKTAESGGKGQLLDGSPSYVTNDKALVKNLNLDYQVVFAGSEAAQITQMKQFAKQKKPFLSYWYTPQWLTKQVPMTEVKLPKYKEGCDADPKKITCAYPTTPLQKYLNTGFAKNGGEAAQLLKNFKWTTDDQNEVSLLIADKKLTPEAAAKKWVDTHRSTWKKWLPKK; encoded by the coding sequence ATGCGACGAACGCGCAAGACATTCACAGCAGTCGCGGGAGCGACCCTCCTCCTCACGGCCACCGGGTGCGGCGCGGCCGACATGACCAAGCAGGCGTCCCCGTACGCCAACGCCCAGGGCGCGAAGACGGTGACCCTCTCGGTCCAGTCCTGGGTCGGCGCACAGGCGAACGTGGCGGTCGCCCAGTACCTGCTGGAGCACGAACTCGGCTACCGCGTCGACACCGTGCAGGTCGACGAGGTCCCCGCGTGGGACGCCCTCAGCCAGGGCCGCGTCGACGCGATCCTGGAGGACTGGGGCCACCCCGACCAGGTGCAGCGCTACGTCAAGGACAAGAAGACGATCGTGAACGGTGGCGGCCTCGGCGTCACAGGACACATCGGCTGGTTCGTCCCGACGTACTTCGCGAAGCAGCACCCCGACGTCACCAACTGGAAGAACCTCGACAAGTACGCCGACCAGTTGAAGACGGCGGAGAGCGGCGGCAAGGGCCAACTCCTCGACGGCTCCCCCTCGTACGTCACGAACGACAAGGCGCTGGTGAAGAACCTGAACCTGGACTACCAGGTCGTGTTCGCGGGCTCCGAGGCCGCCCAAATCACACAGATGAAGCAGTTCGCCAAGCAGAAGAAGCCGTTCCTGTCGTACTGGTACACGCCCCAGTGGCTGACGAAGCAGGTGCCGATGACGGAGGTGAAGCTGCCCAAGTACAAGGAGGGCTGCGACGCCGACCCGAAGAAGATCACCTGCGCCTACCCGACGACGCCGCTCCAGAAGTACCTCAACACGGGCTTCGCCAAGAACGGCGGCGAGGCGGCGCAGCTTCTGAAGAACTTCAAGTGGACGACGGACGACCAGAACGAGGTCTCCCTCCTGATCGCCGACAAGAAGCTCACCCCGGAAGCCGCAGCCAAGAAGTGGGTCGACACCCACCGCTCGACGTGGAAGAAGTGGCTCCCGAAGAAGTAA
- a CDS encoding isocitrate lyase/PEP mutase family protein yields MVSPSAADTFRALHHDRSPGDPLVLPGPWDAASARVFEETGFPALATPSAGVAASLGYEDGQTPADEMFAAVRRIVRAVSVPVSADIEAGYGIAPKELVERLLETGAVGCNLEDSRPDGTLNDPHAQADWLAEFRSAASDRVVLNARIDTFIRGAADPIAEAVERARLYIAAGADCVYPIGAPAEAVPALRSGIEGPINVGAPPDGPSPREWGELGATRITFGPGLQRRAMGAVREIAEGLR; encoded by the coding sequence ATGGTGAGTCCGAGCGCCGCCGATACGTTCCGCGCCCTGCACCACGACCGCTCCCCCGGCGACCCGCTCGTCCTCCCCGGCCCGTGGGACGCGGCGAGCGCCCGCGTCTTCGAGGAGACCGGCTTCCCCGCCCTCGCGACACCGTCCGCCGGAGTCGCCGCGTCGCTCGGCTACGAGGACGGGCAGACCCCGGCGGACGAGATGTTCGCGGCGGTCCGCAGGATCGTGCGCGCGGTGTCGGTGCCGGTGTCGGCGGACATCGAGGCCGGCTACGGGATCGCCCCGAAGGAACTGGTGGAACGCCTCCTGGAAACGGGAGCCGTGGGCTGCAACCTGGAGGACTCGCGCCCGGACGGCACACTCAACGACCCGCACGCGCAAGCGGATTGGCTGGCCGAATTCCGCTCGGCGGCGTCCGACCGCGTCGTCCTGAACGCCCGCATCGACACGTTCATCCGCGGCGCCGCGGACCCGATCGCCGAGGCGGTGGAACGCGCCCGCCTGTACATCGCCGCGGGCGCGGACTGCGTCTACCCGATCGGCGCACCGGCGGAGGCTGTTCCGGCCCTGCGCTCCGGCATCGAGGGCCCGATCAACGTCGGCGCCCCGCCCGACGGCCCGTCCCCGCGCGAGTGGGGCGAACTGGGGGCCACCCGGATCACGTTCGGCCCGGGCTTGCAGCGGAGGGCGATGGGGGCGGTGCGGGAGATCGCGGAGGGGTTGCGGTAG
- a CDS encoding carboxymuconolactone decarboxylase family protein: MTARTRQLDAGVRTAMQALSAAAKKGLGDPVLAELVAIRASQLNECAFCLDMHVDIAVRTNGETAHRIALLNAWREAGAVFDDRERAALALTDAMTLLTDGYVPDEAYEAAAKHFSEQELAHLIASIVVINNWNRLMVSRRIEPGGPAW, from the coding sequence GTGACCGCTCGTACGCGACAGTTGGACGCCGGGGTCCGGACGGCGATGCAGGCGCTGAGCGCCGCCGCCAAGAAGGGCCTCGGCGACCCGGTCCTCGCGGAACTGGTGGCGATCAGGGCCTCACAGCTCAACGAGTGCGCGTTCTGCCTGGACATGCACGTGGACATCGCGGTGCGCACGAACGGCGAGACCGCACACCGCATCGCGCTCCTGAACGCATGGCGCGAGGCGGGCGCGGTCTTCGACGACCGGGAAAGGGCTGCCCTCGCACTCACGGACGCGATGACGCTCCTGACGGACGGCTACGTCCCGGACGAGGCGTACGAGGCGGCGGCAAAGCACTTCTCGGAACAGGAACTCGCCCACTTGATCGCCTCGATCGTGGTCATCAACAACTGGAACCGGCTGATGGTGAGCCGGCGCATCGAGCCTGGAGGCCCCGCATGGTGA